From the genome of Candidatus Dormiibacterota bacterium, one region includes:
- the pheA gene encoding chorismate mutase, producing MTRRKRRGEKDGVERTGVRRLPAPVDPMEDLRRRIDAIDRRLVALLNERAGCAIALGRVKQERALPIYQPAREEEVLGNVQRTNSGPLQSEALRRLFERIIDESRRIERIATDRGRENDAVGGVSPDPADPEGHQD from the coding sequence ATGACGCGACGGAAGCGTCGGGGGGAGAAGGATGGCGTCGAGAGGACGGGCGTCCGGCGTCTGCCGGCGCCGGTCGACCCGATGGAGGATCTGCGGCGGAGGATCGACGCCATCGATCGCAGGCTGGTGGCGCTGCTCAACGAGCGCGCCGGATGCGCCATCGCGCTGGGGCGCGTCAAGCAGGAGCGCGCCCTGCCGATCTACCAGCCGGCGCGCGAGGAGGAGGTCCTGGGCAACGTGCAGAGGACGAACTCCGGGCCGCTGCAGTCCGAGGCGCTGCGCAGGCTGTTCGAGCGGATCATCGACGAATCGCGCCGGATCGAGCGCATCGCGACCGACCGGGGCAGGGAGAACGACGCGGTCGGGGGGGTGTCGCCGGACCCGGCCGATCCGGAAGGGCATCAGGATTGA
- a CDS encoding prephenate dehydrogenase/arogenate dehydrogenase family protein — protein sequence MSRTSAPPFRRIAIVGVGLIGGSMGLALRRSLRGVRVVGIDRQPVLRRARARGALDESTTNLEEGLAGADLVVLALPVDAILRALPRVARGLPPGAILTDVGSTKQEIDRVVRRLGLRARFVGGHPMTGSERSGIEHADGRLFAGAPWVLCPAGRAAGRRRGSGPAGLAATRPVRRLSALVTRLGARPALLDPRAHDLIVARLSHLPQLVSVALTNAACSREARPFLHLAGPALRQMSRLADSPPDLWNGILKSNRRAAARALDDVIGELGRLRASLRTGTSARFRKAALARSRLTAAVRNGGLLG from the coding sequence GTGAGCCGGACGTCGGCGCCGCCGTTCCGCCGCATCGCGATCGTGGGCGTGGGTCTGATCGGCGGCTCCATGGGACTGGCGCTGCGGCGGTCCCTACGCGGCGTGCGGGTGGTCGGCATCGACCGACAGCCGGTGCTCCGCAGGGCGCGCGCGCGGGGTGCCCTGGACGAGTCGACCACGAACCTGGAAGAGGGTCTCGCGGGGGCCGACCTGGTGGTGCTCGCCCTGCCGGTGGACGCGATACTTCGAGCTCTCCCGCGTGTGGCGCGCGGCCTCCCTCCGGGAGCGATCCTCACCGACGTCGGCAGCACCAAGCAGGAGATCGACCGCGTCGTCCGTCGCCTCGGTCTGCGGGCGCGCTTCGTCGGGGGGCACCCGATGACCGGCTCGGAGCGCTCCGGGATCGAGCACGCGGACGGCCGCCTGTTCGCGGGGGCCCCCTGGGTGCTCTGCCCCGCGGGGCGCGCGGCCGGGCGCCGGCGCGGCTCCGGTCCGGCGGGCCTCGCGGCCACCCGTCCCGTGCGTCGGCTGTCGGCCCTGGTGACGCGTCTCGGGGCCCGCCCGGCCCTCCTCGATCCGCGCGCGCACGATCTCATCGTCGCCCGCCTCAGCCACCTGCCGCAGCTCGTGAGCGTGGCGCTGACCAACGCCGCCTGCAGCCGCGAGGCTCGACCCTTCCTGCACCTGGCCGGTCCGGCGCTGCGGCAGATGAGTCGTCTCGCCGACAGCCCCCCCGACCTCTGGAACGGCATCCTGAAATCCAACCGTCGGGCCGCGGCGCGCGCCCTCGACGACGTCATCGGGGAGCTCGGGCGTCTCAGGGCTTCCCTGAGGACGGGGACGTCGGCCCGCTTCCGCAAGGCGGCCCTGGCGCGGTCCCGCTTGACCGCCGCCGTGCGCAACGGAGGCCTGCTCGGTTAG
- the aroF gene encoding 3-deoxy-7-phosphoheptulonate synthase, protein MVIVMNEHATEDQIEKVIAALTQKGYDAHRSTGTTRTVIGVVGASRTPLDSREFEIMPGVHEVVRITEPYKLAGRTFQPEDTVIRIGDVLIGGRDLIMIAGPCAVESEKQLDIIASSVKRYGARILRGGAFKPRTSPYAFQGLGEEGLRHLRRVADRHGLLVVTEVMDTSQVGLVAEHADILQVGARNMQNFNLLKELGKQRKAVMLKRGLSATIQEWLLSAEYIMAGGNRDVMLCERGIRTFENMTRNTMDISAIPIIKKLSHLPILADPSHGTGLRDKVIPMARAAAAAGADGIMVEVHHEPEAALSDGPQSIYPEQFAELMAQLRIIAPAIGRTL, encoded by the coding sequence ATGGTCATCGTGATGAACGAGCACGCCACCGAGGATCAGATCGAGAAGGTGATCGCCGCGCTGACCCAGAAGGGGTACGACGCGCACCGGTCGACCGGAACCACGCGGACGGTGATCGGCGTCGTGGGCGCCAGCAGGACACCGCTCGATTCCCGGGAATTCGAGATCATGCCGGGTGTCCACGAAGTGGTGAGAATCACCGAGCCGTACAAGCTGGCCGGACGCACGTTCCAGCCGGAGGACACGGTCATCCGGATCGGCGACGTCCTGATCGGCGGCCGCGACCTCATCATGATCGCGGGGCCCTGCGCGGTCGAGAGCGAGAAGCAGCTCGATATCATCGCCAGCTCCGTGAAGCGGTACGGGGCCCGCATCCTGCGCGGGGGGGCCTTCAAGCCGCGCACCTCCCCCTACGCCTTCCAGGGCCTGGGAGAGGAAGGCCTGCGCCATCTGCGCCGGGTGGCGGACCGGCACGGTCTCCTCGTGGTCACGGAGGTGATGGACACCAGCCAGGTCGGGTTGGTGGCCGAGCACGCCGACATCCTGCAGGTGGGGGCGCGCAACATGCAGAATTTCAATCTCCTGAAGGAACTGGGGAAGCAGCGCAAGGCTGTGATGCTCAAGCGCGGTCTCTCCGCCACGATCCAGGAATGGCTGCTGTCGGCGGAATACATCATGGCCGGCGGGAACCGCGACGTCATGCTGTGCGAGCGCGGCATCCGCACGTTCGAGAACATGACGCGCAACACCATGGACATCTCGGCCATCCCGATCATCAAGAAGCTCAGCCATCTTCCGATCCTCGCCGACCCGAGTCACGGCACAGGGCTCCGGGACAAGGTCATCCCGATGGCCCGCGCGGCCGCGGCGGCCGGCGCGGACGGCATCATGGTCGAGGTGCACCACGAGCCGGAGGCGGCTCTCTCGGACGGCCCGCAGTCGATCTACCCGGAGCAGTTCGCGGAGCTCATGGCCCAGCTCCGGATCATCGCGCCGGCCATCGGCCGGACCCTCTGA
- a CDS encoding antibiotic biosynthesis monooxygenase family protein, translating to MIVDLVTFRVKNGKEQEFEALNQDALKLMRRSRGFISQVMLRSLEDPGEYHAEVRWVSKEYRDRFTARADSDTTALIQRGASILESAPAHRLLEPV from the coding sequence ATGATCGTGGACCTCGTGACTTTCCGCGTGAAGAACGGCAAGGAGCAGGAGTTCGAGGCGCTGAATCAGGACGCGCTGAAGCTGATGCGCAGGTCCAGGGGCTTCATCAGCCAGGTCATGCTGCGCAGCCTGGAGGACCCCGGGGAGTACCACGCGGAGGTCCGCTGGGTGAGCAAGGAGTATCGCGATCGTTTCACAGCGCGCGCGGACAGCGATACCACCGCACTGATTCAACGGGGCGCCTCGATCCTCGAGAGCGCCCCGGCCCACCGCCTGCTCGAGCCTGTTTGA
- the trpA gene encoding tryptophan synthase subunit alpha — protein MTPSVAPEPPGEGRIARAFAEARAHGRCCLIPYITAGDPDLARTRSIARGLAAAGADLLEIGVPFSDPIADGPVNQRASERALRNGVTMRTCLDLSARLRADGAPPIILFTYYNPIHRMGLESFAVAAASSGVDGVLVTDLPPEEADELQAALRPRGVDLIFLLSPTSSKQRIERICRNACGFIYVISRTGVTGAREDLPPGLEAQVRAARDASRLPIAVGFGISRPEQARRIADFADGVVVGSALVRLIEEHAGSAGLEERVEEFCRTLQASLHLRPAAES, from the coding sequence ATGACCCCGTCCGTTGCACCGGAACCGCCCGGGGAGGGACGCATTGCGCGGGCCTTCGCCGAGGCTCGAGCGCACGGACGCTGCTGTCTCATCCCGTACATCACGGCGGGGGACCCGGATCTGGCGAGGACGCGATCGATCGCGCGGGGGCTCGCCGCCGCCGGCGCGGACCTCCTGGAGATCGGCGTGCCGTTCTCCGACCCCATCGCCGACGGTCCGGTGAACCAGAGGGCGTCGGAGAGGGCTCTGCGCAACGGAGTGACGATGCGCACCTGCCTCGATCTCTCGGCCCGGCTGCGAGCCGACGGGGCCCCGCCGATCATCCTTTTCACCTATTACAATCCGATCCATCGGATGGGTCTCGAGTCGTTCGCGGTGGCCGCGGCCTCCTCGGGCGTGGACGGTGTCCTCGTCACCGATCTCCCCCCGGAGGAGGCGGACGAGCTGCAGGCGGCCCTCCGCCCGAGGGGCGTCGACCTGATCTTCCTGCTGTCGCCGACCTCGTCGAAACAGCGGATCGAACGGATCTGCCGGAACGCATGCGGGTTCATCTACGTCATCTCGCGGACGGGCGTGACCGGGGCGCGCGAGGACCTGCCGCCCGGTTTGGAGGCGCAGGTGCGGGCGGCGCGGGACGCCTCGAGGCTGCCGATCGCCGTCGGGTTCGGCATCAGCCGCCCCGAGCAGGCCAGGAGGATCGCGGACTTCGCGGATGGCGTCGTGGTGGGCAGCGCCCTGGTGCGGCTCATCGAGGAGCACGCCGGCTCCGCCGGTCTGGAGGAGCGGGTCGAAGAGTTCTGCCGGACGCTGCAGGCGTCGCTGCATCTCCGTCCGGCGGCAGAATCCTAG
- a CDS encoding ATP-binding protein — MSATRLPSDTAVPGAAAALLRATPILLLVFEGLVLIASCVDLSRGFALLGPSQRIALMVCAGIPPLVAVWPWRPRAGRLRAPLLAIAAGCLALGGLGLLENRGARLIRERWDASARQRLETQARAIEADFGSFLADLSRPLERGRAPFADRRSAFVLAERVRSSSVLPQELLGSSIYRDDGSVVAWDGNSSEAPRTLLARPCPGPVYGIGGREASRRLYAAVCSGDGTRWVAEFVLEPPGEGEPRDAAGAQLSFLPRWRDAGPATVRFRENPSEMDDLAQLFERQGDRHWGRLGGEGALSLAFPLRAPDGGRLAIVNLRDRRATQEIGDRRRHLRLAGGLAAAAAVLFGWCLPLRAGVIRSPIGRVLAGSLALWTIRFILLIMADPSSLPRLAAYDISIYASSGYAGLLRSPADLLLTAAICCAQAWIFGLALRSMRTEEHPGRRRRTRRAALLATVVVACAAGATLRVVLDRLVVDARVDVSRVEPGELLSPRFLLQASLFLLVLGAGFVLLALLELALRHADRPGDWRLLRLLRGAESEGIPFALRSAGLVLLLTIAYGPVLHHSYDRLRRAYFDHELRPLVLDQKQMRRQALREALSLARDPDFAAVAALAAEGSDSAPYRLWHATPVADRGLASSLRVFDSHGALLGRFALDFAPMLEVPFEEARAAVGRGVVELPSRPEMTVHKPAIVGAFWVGGARLPLLVVLTVSDDYDNLPILGGGTLGAGLFRAPAPSRGSPEILRTEPLVAVFTPSLAPLYESGGEIPAPSPETLAAVDKSGRAWRTDDLRGGQAFILYFRGPKEIFALAHLHPSRTTILAGTLRLFLLNGFLALLVAGVARAVAWAARPRLPRLTLGATYSRRLVTVFLIAGLLPLLTLAFFATRSTTREIDRDITTSGLASLQVARHVAEDYLTVTRPEEGGVIDDDVVFWLGRIVRQDINVYRDAELLATSTRELYSSGLLDERMNGQSYRAIYLEREPFFLAEEKSGDLDFLTLAAPMRIDRQGTIGAITIPLIEHSRVAARREGEIEDAVLIVTCFAILLLAIVGNLLARRVSRPVALLSRAARRVATGDLDVRVERSGGDETRVLVDAFNRMAGSLKRQRDDLRRRGDYIEKILRSATTGVVSIDGSGTIITINPAAQGFLTGSLGAPQGGQDLPGHLARDPAVAPLLAALRRALLGQAEGEVEVEMPRPSADPPSGLESAGPRRMRAVFIPFAPEEGRPPGLIVLLEDVTEIVRSGRLAAWAEMARRVAHEIKNPLTPIQLSVEHVRRVFKAKDARFESVLNACLDNIQKQVAVLREIAFEFSTYARLPQLRPEPLAVAALIAEALAPYVKASPAGIVIESDVPADLPLVTVDRAVMVRALINLIENALQAMPSGGRLVVGASVARGRRGDARVAILVTDTGEGIPEHILPRLFEPYFSTKSGGTGLGLGLARRSVEEHGGTIEIRSRPGRGTVVTLTLPASAVAVGPGPAHAPGPRQAGE, encoded by the coding sequence ATGTCAGCCACGCGATTGCCCAGCGACACGGCCGTCCCCGGCGCCGCCGCGGCCCTGTTGCGTGCGACCCCCATCCTCCTCCTGGTCTTCGAAGGGCTGGTCCTCATCGCGTCGTGCGTCGATCTGTCGCGGGGCTTCGCCCTGCTGGGACCATCGCAGCGGATCGCGCTGATGGTGTGCGCCGGCATTCCCCCGCTCGTCGCCGTGTGGCCATGGCGTCCCCGCGCCGGACGCCTGCGCGCGCCTCTTCTGGCGATCGCCGCGGGGTGCCTCGCCCTCGGGGGGCTCGGACTGCTGGAGAACCGCGGCGCCCGTCTCATCCGGGAGCGCTGGGACGCCTCGGCGCGGCAGCGGCTGGAGACTCAGGCCCGCGCCATCGAAGCGGATTTCGGGTCGTTCCTCGCCGACCTGTCCCGGCCGCTCGAGCGGGGCCGCGCTCCATTCGCAGATCGTCGCTCCGCGTTCGTTCTCGCGGAGCGCGTGCGCTCGTCGAGCGTCCTGCCCCAGGAGCTTCTGGGTTCGTCCATCTACCGGGACGATGGGTCCGTCGTGGCGTGGGACGGGAACAGCTCGGAAGCGCCGCGGACCCTCCTGGCCCGGCCCTGTCCGGGGCCGGTCTACGGGATCGGGGGCCGCGAAGCCTCGCGCCGCCTGTACGCGGCGGTCTGCTCCGGCGATGGCACGCGCTGGGTCGCGGAGTTCGTGCTCGAGCCGCCCGGGGAGGGAGAGCCCCGGGACGCCGCGGGAGCGCAGCTGTCCTTCCTGCCGCGCTGGCGGGATGCGGGCCCCGCCACCGTCCGATTCCGGGAGAACCCTTCCGAGATGGATGACCTGGCGCAGCTCTTCGAGCGGCAGGGAGACCGCCACTGGGGACGCCTGGGCGGCGAAGGGGCGCTGTCCCTCGCCTTTCCGCTGCGCGCCCCGGATGGCGGACGGCTCGCGATCGTCAACCTGCGGGATCGCCGCGCAACCCAGGAGATCGGCGATCGTCGCCGCCACCTGCGCCTGGCAGGCGGACTCGCGGCCGCCGCCGCGGTCCTGTTCGGCTGGTGTCTTCCGCTCCGGGCCGGCGTCATCCGTTCTCCGATCGGGCGGGTCCTCGCCGGGTCGCTCGCACTGTGGACGATCCGCTTCATCCTGCTCATCATGGCCGACCCCTCGAGTCTGCCTCGCCTCGCCGCCTACGACATCTCGATCTACGCCTCCTCGGGGTACGCGGGACTTCTGCGCTCGCCCGCCGATCTTCTTCTGACCGCCGCCATCTGCTGCGCCCAGGCGTGGATCTTCGGGCTGGCGCTGCGCTCGATGCGCACCGAGGAGCATCCCGGCCGGCGTCGGCGGACACGGCGTGCTGCGCTCCTCGCGACCGTCGTAGTCGCGTGCGCGGCCGGGGCCACCCTGCGTGTGGTGCTGGATCGCCTGGTGGTCGACGCGCGGGTCGACGTGAGCCGCGTGGAGCCGGGCGAGTTGCTGTCGCCGCGCTTCCTGCTGCAGGCGTCGCTCTTCCTGCTGGTCCTGGGGGCGGGATTCGTGCTGCTCGCGCTTCTCGAGCTGGCCCTGCGTCACGCGGACCGTCCCGGCGACTGGAGACTGCTCCGCCTGTTGCGGGGGGCCGAGTCGGAGGGGATCCCGTTCGCGCTCCGGTCGGCCGGCTTGGTGCTTCTCCTGACGATCGCGTACGGCCCCGTCCTGCACCACTCGTACGATCGTCTGCGCCGGGCCTATTTCGATCACGAGCTGCGGCCTCTGGTGCTGGACCAGAAGCAGATGCGCCGCCAGGCCCTGCGCGAGGCCCTGTCTCTGGCCCGCGATCCGGACTTCGCGGCGGTCGCGGCCCTCGCCGCCGAGGGATCCGATTCGGCGCCCTACCGTCTCTGGCACGCGACACCGGTCGCCGATCGCGGCCTGGCTTCGTCCCTTCGCGTCTTCGATTCCCATGGTGCGCTGCTGGGCCGCTTCGCCCTGGACTTCGCGCCGATGCTCGAGGTTCCCTTCGAGGAGGCCCGGGCCGCCGTCGGTCGGGGCGTCGTCGAGCTGCCGTCGCGCCCCGAGATGACGGTGCACAAGCCGGCGATCGTCGGGGCGTTCTGGGTCGGTGGCGCGCGCTTGCCGCTCCTGGTCGTCCTGACCGTGTCGGACGACTACGACAACCTGCCGATCCTCGGCGGCGGGACTCTGGGCGCCGGGCTGTTCCGGGCGCCCGCCCCCTCGCGCGGCAGTCCCGAGATCCTGCGAACGGAGCCGCTCGTCGCCGTCTTCACGCCGTCCTTGGCACCGCTCTACGAATCGGGCGGCGAGATCCCCGCACCCTCCCCGGAAACGCTGGCCGCGGTGGACAAGTCCGGGCGCGCCTGGCGCACGGACGATCTGCGGGGAGGCCAGGCGTTCATCCTGTATTTCCGCGGGCCGAAGGAGATCTTCGCCCTGGCCCACCTGCACCCGAGCCGCACGACCATCCTGGCCGGTACGCTGCGTCTTTTCCTCCTGAACGGCTTTCTGGCGCTTCTGGTCGCCGGGGTCGCCCGCGCCGTGGCCTGGGCCGCCCGCCCCCGCTTGCCGCGGCTGACCCTCGGGGCCACCTACTCGCGGCGTCTGGTGACCGTGTTCCTCATCGCCGGACTGCTGCCTCTTTTGACCCTCGCCTTCTTCGCCACACGATCGACGACACGCGAGATCGACAGGGACATCACTACGTCCGGGCTCGCCTCGCTGCAGGTGGCGCGGCACGTGGCCGAGGACTACCTCACCGTCACCCGCCCGGAGGAGGGCGGGGTGATCGACGACGACGTGGTCTTCTGGCTGGGGCGAATCGTGCGGCAGGACATCAACGTGTACCGGGACGCCGAGCTGCTGGCGACGAGCACCCGCGAGCTCTACAGCTCGGGTCTGCTCGACGAGCGCATGAACGGACAGTCCTACCGCGCCATCTACCTCGAGCGGGAGCCGTTCTTCCTGGCCGAGGAGAAGTCGGGCGACCTCGATTTCCTGACCCTGGCGGCTCCGATGCGCATCGACCGCCAGGGGACCATCGGCGCCATCACCATCCCCCTCATCGAGCACAGCCGCGTGGCCGCCCGCCGCGAAGGAGAGATCGAGGACGCCGTCCTGATCGTCACCTGCTTCGCCATCCTCCTTCTGGCGATCGTCGGCAACCTCCTGGCGCGGCGGGTGTCCCGGCCGGTCGCCCTGCTGTCGCGCGCCGCGCGCCGCGTCGCGACGGGCGATCTGGACGTCCGGGTCGAACGATCCGGCGGGGACGAGACGAGGGTCCTCGTCGATGCCTTCAACCGCATGGCCGGCTCCCTCAAGCGTCAACGCGACGACCTCAGGCGTCGCGGCGATTACATCGAGAAGATCCTGCGCAGCGCCACGACCGGTGTCGTGTCGATCGACGGCTCGGGGACGATAATCACGATCAATCCCGCCGCGCAGGGTTTCCTGACCGGGAGCCTCGGCGCGCCGCAGGGCGGGCAGGATCTCCCCGGGCACCTGGCGCGCGATCCCGCCGTAGCGCCTCTCCTCGCGGCCCTGCGCCGGGCGCTTCTGGGACAGGCCGAGGGCGAGGTCGAGGTGGAAATGCCCCGCCCGAGCGCGGACCCACCCTCGGGCCTCGAGAGCGCGGGGCCGCGCCGCATGCGGGCCGTGTTCATACCCTTCGCTCCGGAGGAAGGACGGCCGCCGGGGCTGATCGTCCTCCTGGAGGACGTCACCGAGATCGTGCGCTCCGGCCGTCTGGCCGCCTGGGCGGAGATGGCCCGGAGGGTGGCGCACGAAATCAAGAATCCGCTCACGCCGATCCAGCTGTCGGTCGAGCACGTGCGACGGGTGTTCAAGGCCAAGGACGCGCGTTTCGAGTCGGTCCTGAACGCCTGTCTCGACAACATCCAGAAGCAGGTGGCCGTGCTGCGGGAGATCGCCTTCGAGTTCTCCACCTACGCACGGCTGCCGCAGCTGCGTCCGGAACCTCTCGCGGTCGCCGCTCTCATCGCGGAGGCGCTCGCACCCTACGTCAAGGCCTCGCCGGCGGGGATCGTGATCGAGAGCGACGTGCCGGCCGACCTGCCGCTCGTCACGGTGGACAGGGCGGTCATGGTGCGCGCCCTGATCAACCTGATCGAAAACGCGCTGCAGGCCATGCCGTCTGGCGGCAGGCTGGTGGTCGGAGCCTCGGTCGCTCGCGGAAGACGCGGAGACGCCCGGGTCGCCATCCTGGTCACGGACACAGGCGAGGGGATCCCGGAGCATATCCTTCCACGGCTGTTCGAGCCCTACTTCTCGACCAAGAGCGGCGGCACGGGCCTCGGCCTCGGCCTGGCGCGCCGGAGCGTCGAAGAGCACGGCGGCACGATCGAGATTCGATCGCGCCCGGGGCGTGGCACCGTGGTGACGCTCACGCTGCCGGCGAGCGCGGTTGCGGTCGGCCCGGGACCCGCGCACGCTCCCGGTCCGCGGCAGGCGGGCGAATGA
- a CDS encoding alpha/beta hydrolase — protein sequence MRGVTARVAVGIILAALIPHLACEKETHRAARRAFQDILARDLPAAEEAAALEEFVRAYPEPKTNPSLVRACGILAEFHARAGRPDIAASWYERAVRASPDDPDLLNALGYLYARNRMNPDRAVTVLETAVRLAEERQYAPRRMGFIKDSLGWAYRMRGDLPLAVALLEEASRLAPGVGVIQEHLAEAYHAIGERDKAVAIDLDLYLKTRGTDAALRETLRAIGREGGRAYAREIDRRIESGLRDLLDADRRETEAAGARLVRLQAADGQTLYGSLYRPRDRPAGGASAASAPAAGVLLLHPLGSSRSACAAAASALAGRGLVALAIDLRGHGASVSTSLPDAHAFSAHLGDSLRDAEGDVRAGLVFLARQPGVDRRRLGIVGGGLGALLAARAELPEGDDARPRALVLMSPWGRPDAYRASLARLPAGAVFLIAGSEEGTPLATTRALAVPAGGEAPRSLIVSGPGAHFELTSTDPGLMATLVSFLETRLASQGRAAGRGGGG from the coding sequence ATGAGGGGTGTGACCGCCCGCGTCGCCGTCGGCATCATCCTGGCGGCCCTGATCCCTCACCTGGCCTGCGAGAAGGAAACGCACCGGGCGGCGCGCAGGGCGTTCCAGGACATCCTGGCGCGCGATCTGCCCGCCGCCGAGGAGGCCGCAGCCCTCGAAGAGTTCGTGCGCGCCTATCCCGAGCCGAAGACCAACCCGAGCCTGGTGCGCGCCTGCGGCATCCTCGCCGAATTCCACGCCCGCGCCGGCCGGCCGGACATCGCGGCGTCGTGGTACGAGCGCGCGGTGCGGGCCAGCCCGGACGATCCCGATCTCCTGAACGCCCTCGGGTACCTCTACGCGCGCAACCGGATGAACCCGGACCGGGCCGTCACCGTCCTCGAAACGGCGGTGCGCCTGGCCGAGGAGCGGCAGTACGCCCCCCGGCGTATGGGGTTCATCAAGGACTCTCTGGGGTGGGCCTACAGGATGCGGGGCGACCTGCCCCTGGCTGTCGCCCTCCTCGAGGAGGCATCGAGACTGGCCCCCGGTGTGGGCGTCATCCAGGAACACCTGGCGGAGGCGTACCACGCAATCGGCGAGCGGGACAAGGCGGTCGCGATCGACCTCGATCTCTACTTGAAGACACGAGGCACGGACGCCGCCCTGCGCGAAACGCTTCGCGCCATCGGGCGGGAGGGGGGACGCGCCTACGCGAGGGAGATCGATCGACGCATCGAATCCGGCCTGAGGGATCTCCTGGACGCGGACCGCAGGGAGACGGAAGCGGCCGGGGCAAGACTGGTCAGGCTCCAGGCCGCCGACGGGCAGACGCTGTACGGGTCCCTCTATCGTCCGCGGGATCGTCCGGCCGGTGGAGCCTCGGCCGCGAGCGCGCCGGCCGCGGGGGTCCTCCTCCTCCATCCTCTGGGATCGAGCCGGTCCGCCTGCGCCGCGGCGGCGAGCGCCCTGGCCGGGAGGGGTCTCGTGGCGCTGGCCATCGATCTGCGCGGCCACGGGGCCAGCGTCAGCACGTCCCTCCCCGACGCGCACGCTTTCAGCGCTCATCTCGGCGACAGCCTGCGCGACGCCGAGGGGGACGTGCGCGCCGGTCTCGTGTTTCTGGCCCGTCAGCCCGGAGTCGACCGGCGCAGGCTGGGGATCGTCGGTGGGGGCCTGGGGGCGCTCCTGGCGGCGCGCGCCGAGCTCCCGGAGGGAGACGACGCGCGCCCGAGGGCCCTGGTCCTCATGTCCCCCTGGGGACGCCCCGACGCCTACCGCGCTTCTCTCGCGCGTCTGCCCGCCGGCGCGGTCTTCCTGATCGCCGGCTCAGAGGAGGGAACACCCCTCGCGACGACGCGCGCGCTGGCGGTTCCCGCCGGCGGCGAAGCCCCGCGCAGTCTGATCGTCTCCGGACCGGGGGCGCACTTCGAGCTCACCTCGACGGACCCCGGGCTGATGGCGACCCTGGTGTCCTTTCTTGAGACACGCCTGGCCTCGCAGGGGCGCGCCGCGGGTCGGGGCGGAGGGGGCTAG